Proteins encoded within one genomic window of Candidatus Desulfarcum epimagneticum:
- the mad9 gene encoding Magnetosome protein Mad9 (Evidence 3 : Putative function from multiple computational evidences) — MSYEISDDCIGCGLCAKNCPSNVITGEIKDCFEIDPIMCEECGLCFEICPKGAILDPRGNRRETPAKKIGKLPKAAIDEKLCAGCQTCLVNCPREAISFVDQGMLKPGFCRVDADLCVSCGTCVKYCITSAAAMGKE; from the coding sequence GTGTCCTACGAAATAAGCGATGATTGCATCGGTTGCGGCTTGTGCGCCAAAAATTGTCCGTCAAACGTGATCACCGGAGAAATCAAAGATTGTTTTGAAATTGATCCGATCATGTGCGAAGAGTGCGGTTTGTGTTTTGAGATATGCCCCAAAGGGGCCATCCTTGATCCCCGGGGCAATCGCCGCGAGACCCCGGCGAAAAAAATCGGAAAACTTCCAAAGGCCGCCATTGATGAAAAGCTTTGCGCCGGATGCCAGACCTGTCTTGTTAACTGTCCCCGGGAAGCCATCTCTTTCGTTGACCAGGGGATGTTAAAGCCGGGTTTTTGCCGGGTGGACGCCGATCTTTGCGTAAGTTGCGGAACCTGCGTCAAATACTGCATCACGTCCGCCGCGGCCATGGGGAAAGAATGA
- the mad17-1 gene encoding Magnetosome protein Mad17 involved in iron transport into magnetosomes Mad17-1 (Evidence 2a : Function from experimental evidences in other organisms; Product type t : transporter) translates to MKTDFVIVGNMNVGKSTLFGRLTQNNGGGVNIPGTTLSVKRGKIKGTDTTLYDTPGIHSIFSANEDERASRDILLLPDVRDRLHGLALVADAKNLKRSIAIALQYAEYGLPMVLNVNMTDESASRGIDIDYAGLSGILGAQVFETIANEGIGVEKLKSGLKKASPLGVRTGYPDDIEEFILLVEKLITTPTHISKRAIALLLLTRDRGVESYITGISGESQLRQLKQLAKEYRDQALYSIDIALENFYFKEAEKIVNQVQTTAPPSKNPFIQNLGDWSTRFSTGIPIALMVVVAMYYFVGSFAATFLVDSINTHLFENMLIPALGKMVDIIPIRFLRDMIMDPDFGVLPTGVFLALGLVLPVIFCFYIAFGILEDSGYLPRISILLDKIFKKIGLNGKGVIPLVMGFSCITMSLLTTRMLNSEKERNIASFLVFLCMPCAPLLAVMLVILDKMPLHATIAVFGTIFLQILIAGYFADKILPGARSSMIMEIPAMRAPRLMPVIQMASKKSYHFMKEAIPVFVFAAIAVFLFQRMGGLEVLENSLGPAIDKILGLPEKSIQVFIKTMIRRESGAAELQHLRDSYTNLQMVVNLVVMTLIAPCVNAIIVLFKERGMRAGSAILITVSLYAVVIGSAVNYVCRLLNITFA, encoded by the coding sequence ATGAAAACCGATTTTGTGATTGTCGGGAATATGAATGTGGGGAAGTCAACGCTTTTCGGGCGTTTGACACAAAACAACGGCGGCGGTGTCAATATCCCCGGCACCACGCTTTCCGTTAAGCGCGGGAAAATAAAAGGGACGGATACCACCCTGTATGACACGCCCGGCATTCATTCCATTTTCTCCGCCAACGAAGATGAAAGGGCCTCCAGGGACATCCTTCTTCTGCCTGATGTCAGAGACAGGCTTCATGGCCTGGCGCTGGTCGCGGACGCGAAAAATTTAAAAAGATCCATCGCCATCGCGCTTCAATACGCCGAATATGGCCTGCCCATGGTCTTGAATGTCAACATGACCGATGAGTCCGCCTCCCGGGGCATTGATATCGACTATGCCGGGCTGTCCGGGATATTGGGCGCGCAAGTGTTTGAAACCATCGCCAATGAGGGCATCGGGGTTGAAAAACTCAAATCAGGGCTGAAAAAAGCCTCCCCCCTGGGCGTGCGGACCGGTTATCCTGATGACATTGAGGAATTCATTCTGCTGGTCGAGAAACTGATCACAACCCCGACACATATCTCAAAGCGCGCCATCGCGCTCTTACTGCTCACCCGGGACCGGGGCGTGGAATCCTATATCACAGGGATCAGCGGTGAGTCACAGTTAAGACAGTTAAAACAGCTCGCAAAAGAATACCGCGACCAGGCGCTATACTCCATCGATATCGCTCTTGAGAATTTTTATTTCAAAGAAGCTGAAAAAATTGTAAACCAGGTTCAGACCACGGCCCCTCCGTCGAAAAACCCATTTATTCAGAACCTGGGGGACTGGTCCACCCGGTTTTCCACCGGAATACCCATCGCCCTGATGGTGGTGGTGGCCATGTATTATTTTGTGGGGTCATTCGCCGCCACATTCCTGGTGGACAGCATCAACACGCATTTGTTTGAAAATATGCTGATCCCGGCGCTTGGGAAAATGGTGGATATCATCCCCATCCGGTTTCTAAGGGACATGATCATGGATCCTGACTTCGGCGTTCTGCCCACCGGCGTTTTCCTGGCCCTGGGGCTGGTCCTGCCGGTGATTTTTTGTTTTTATATCGCCTTTGGCATTTTGGAGGATTCCGGATACCTGCCCAGGATTTCAATCCTGCTGGATAAAATATTCAAAAAAATCGGGTTGAACGGGAAAGGGGTGATCCCTTTGGTCATGGGATTTTCCTGCATCACCATGTCTCTTTTAACCACACGGATGCTCAACAGCGAGAAGGAAAGAAATATCGCTTCGTTTCTGGTGTTTTTATGCATGCCCTGCGCCCCTTTGCTGGCGGTGATGCTCGTTATTCTGGACAAAATGCCGCTTCACGCCACCATCGCCGTATTTGGGACGATTTTTCTCCAGATACTGATCGCGGGCTATTTTGCCGATAAGATCCTGCCGGGCGCGCGGTCGTCCATGATCATGGAAATTCCCGCCATGCGGGCGCCCAGGCTGATGCCTGTCATCCAAATGGCGTCAAAAAAATCATATCATTTTATGAAGGAGGCGATTCCTGTTTTTGTTTTTGCCGCCATCGCGGTTTTTCTCTTCCAGAGAATGGGCGGCCTGGAAGTCCTTGAGAACAGCCTGGGGCCGGCGATTGATAAGATTTTGGGCTTGCCGGAGAAGAGTATCCAGGTGTTTATCAAGACAATGATCCGAAGAGAAAGCGGCGCCGCTGAACTCCAGCATCTTCGGGACTCGTACACCAACCTGCAGATGGTGGTCAATCTGGTGGTCATGACCCTCATCGCGCCATGCGTCAACGCCATTATTGTATTGTTCAAGGAACGCGGCATGCGCGCCGGGTCAGCCATCCTGATCACAGTCTCGCTGTACGCGGTCGTCATCGGCAGCGCCGTGAATTACGTCTGCCGCCTGTTGAACATCACCTTCGCCTGA
- a CDS encoding Cation transporter, translating to MDKKIKNLRHGRRVAFIASFANLVLAVMKGAVGYFFGSPILLADAFHSGADLLAHAASGFGLWIAARGKTAKFPYGLYRAETLACLIVGALIIVAGIEIFREGWRKLFFLVPPGSFPILPVAASVVSSIVVFFVSRAELKVGKAIGSQSLVANSREAFLDIFTSLAVLAGILLAYLRIPYVEGAVIILISALLFKLGIENIWTSLLILMDANLDPGLQAEIEKKVNQIYGVKGVGNVKIRKSGPFKIIDCVIATRPSLSLYKAHELSHKVERFIAKNYEHIESVFIHMEPVRTKTVRAAIPVRNMDGLASVVHSHFARAPYFLVLRLSGDHQEIEEFHPNQYVNEPRHAGVKTARMIVRHKIDFLFAFSIGEISFHMLKDSLVNVYGVEEGLSAEEIIRRHRMGRLPLLTVPTRSVENAPGAP from the coding sequence ATGGACAAAAAAATCAAAAACTTGAGACATGGCCGCCGGGTCGCTTTTATCGCGTCGTTCGCGAATTTAGTCCTGGCTGTGATGAAAGGCGCGGTCGGCTATTTCTTTGGCTCGCCGATTTTATTGGCTGACGCGTTTCACAGCGGCGCCGACCTTCTGGCTCATGCCGCCTCCGGGTTTGGCCTGTGGATAGCCGCGAGGGGCAAGACCGCGAAATTCCCCTACGGGTTATACCGCGCGGAAACATTGGCCTGCCTGATAGTCGGCGCTCTCATAATAGTGGCCGGCATTGAGATATTCCGGGAAGGCTGGCGGAAGCTTTTCTTTCTTGTCCCCCCGGGCTCTTTTCCGATTTTGCCCGTCGCCGCAAGCGTGGTTTCCTCCATCGTTGTTTTTTTTGTGTCCAGGGCGGAGCTGAAAGTGGGAAAAGCCATTGGATCCCAATCCCTGGTCGCCAATTCCCGGGAAGCCTTTCTGGATATTTTCACCTCGCTGGCCGTCCTGGCGGGCATACTGCTGGCCTATTTAAGAATTCCCTATGTGGAAGGCGCCGTCATTATTCTCATCTCGGCGCTCCTTTTCAAACTCGGGATTGAGAATATCTGGACATCTCTTTTAATTTTGATGGACGCCAACCTGGATCCCGGTCTTCAGGCTGAAATTGAGAAAAAAGTCAATCAAATCTACGGGGTCAAGGGGGTCGGCAACGTGAAAATCCGCAAGTCGGGCCCGTTTAAAATAATCGACTGCGTGATAGCCACCCGGCCGTCTCTCTCGTTATACAAGGCCCATGAGCTTTCCCATAAAGTGGAGCGCTTCATCGCGAAAAATTACGAGCATATCGAATCCGTCTTTATCCATATGGAGCCGGTCCGAACAAAGACTGTCAGGGCGGCGATCCCCGTCCGGAATATGGACGGCCTGGCCTCGGTCGTTCACAGCCATTTCGCCCGGGCGCCTTATTTTCTTGTGCTGAGACTAAGCGGCGATCACCAGGAGATTGAAGAATTCCACCCCAATCAATATGTTAACGAGCCCCGGCACGCAGGGGTGAAGACGGCCAGGATGATTGTCCGGCATAAAATAGACTTTCTGTTTGCATTCAGCATCGGCGAAATATCCTTTCATATGCTGAAAGACAGTCTGGTGAATGTATATGGCGTCGAAGAGGGGCTTTCGGCCGAAGAGATCATACGACGCCACCGCATGGGCCGGCTTCCCCTCCTGACGGTCCCCACCCGCTCGGTGGAAAACGCTCCGGGCGCCCCGTGA
- a CDS encoding hypothetical protein (Evidence 5 : Unknown function): MRPVKIAIPVFNTRISPRFDCAKRFLLISLGSDAVDQEMNKEIIKTLGGIAGEIAKEGIGKSVGKSRGADKPSKNIAGLVIDQVANALGGAGRAGGGGAGQGGGRGGGYRR, from the coding sequence GTGCGCCCTGTGAAAATCGCCATTCCGGTTTTTAACACTCGAATTTCTCCCCGCTTCGACTGCGCCAAACGGTTTCTTTTGATTTCATTGGGATCGGACGCTGTGGATCAGGAAATGAATAAAGAAATAATAAAAACCCTTGGCGGCATAGCCGGGGAAATAGCAAAAGAAGGGATCGGGAAATCCGTTGGAAAAAGCCGAGGCGCTGATAAACCGTCGAAAAACATAGCGGGTCTCGTCATTGATCAGGTCGCCAATGCCCTGGGAGGCGCTGGCCGGGCCGGCGGGGGAGGGGCTGGACAAGGCGGAGGCCGGGGCGGCGGCTATCGGCGATGA
- a CDS encoding conserved hypothetical protein (Evidence 4 : Unknown function but conserved in other organisms) produces MDEKLKYLKLAFMRQNYEPLARHAENEKWSHTHYLEELVTGEANLKRDRSTQRRIRMARFPQIKTLEQFKWTWPKKINKAHVQSLFHLKFIEQKANVIFLGGVGLGKTHLAAALGYAACLKSHSVLFATAISVINNLSAAKNTGRLKEELKKYCKPKLLILDELGYLPVDHAGAKLLFQIISERYETSSTIITTNKAFKDWSEIFNNDSTLASAILDRLLHHAETILIEGQSFRMKDKIET; encoded by the coding sequence ATGGACGAGAAACTCAAATACCTGAAACTGGCTTTCATGCGTCAAAATTATGAGCCCCTGGCCAGACACGCTGAGAATGAGAAATGGAGCCACACACACTATCTTGAAGAGCTTGTGACAGGCGAAGCCAATCTGAAACGCGACCGATCCACACAGCGGCGCATACGCATGGCCCGCTTCCCCCAGATCAAAACCCTGGAGCAGTTTAAATGGACCTGGCCCAAAAAAATCAACAAGGCCCATGTCCAAAGTCTGTTTCACCTCAAGTTCATTGAACAAAAGGCCAATGTGATCTTTCTGGGAGGCGTGGGCCTGGGCAAAACCCACCTGGCGGCGGCCCTGGGATACGCCGCCTGCCTGAAATCCCATTCGGTTCTGTTTGCCACAGCCATCAGCGTCATCAACAATCTGTCAGCGGCAAAAAATACCGGCCGCCTGAAAGAGGAGCTGAAAAAATATTGCAAACCCAAACTTCTGATCCTGGATGAGCTGGGCTATCTGCCCGTGGACCATGCCGGGGCCAAGCTGCTCTTTCAGATTATCAGCGAACGATATGAGACAAGCTCCACCATCATCACCACCAACAAAGCCTTCAAAGACTGGTCGGAAATATTCAACAATGACTCCACCCTGGCCTCGGCCATACTCGACCGCCTTCTGCATCATGCCGAAACCATACTGATTGAAGGACAAAGCTTTAGAATGAAAGATAAAATCGAAACCTGA
- a CDS encoding Integrase catalytic region → MISYELFCKIRQDNKQGLKPSQTADRTGLDVRTVKKWLECEQYRPRRRSKRKSKLDPFKDYIASLMEIHSYSAMQICQRIQEEGFTGGYSIVKEYAAKIRPRKTKPFLTLSFAPGECAQVDWGSYGSVDVGETRRRLSFFVMVLCHSRMMYVEFTVSQTMEHFLRCHQNAFDFFGGVPKKIMVDNLKSAVLKRAVGHDPVFNPKYLDFANHYGFVIAPCGVGKGNEKGRVESGVGYVKKNFLAGLEIPHFKIIKPAIQNWLDAIANVRIHGETKKRPADMFEQERKCLTPVSPHDYDIAVISKIRAGRQFRVSFDSNRYSVPAEYAGELLDLKAYPDRLCLYHENKLIARHPRSYDRHKDFEDPDHPKELIAQRKRAKNQKIFARFLMLSPKSESYYQKLRQRRMNPLHHITKIVGLSEIYGWEPVAEAIEDAFAFHAFSSEYIANILEQKTRKLPEPGALRLTHKKDLLDLSVQEPDMTLYDKG, encoded by the coding sequence ATGATCAGCTATGAACTTTTTTGCAAAATCAGACAGGATAACAAACAGGGACTTAAACCCTCCCAGACAGCAGATCGAACGGGGCTGGACGTCCGGACGGTAAAAAAATGGCTTGAATGCGAACAATACCGGCCCAGACGCCGGTCCAAAAGAAAAAGCAAGCTGGACCCGTTCAAAGATTATATCGCCTCACTGATGGAGATTCATTCTTACAGCGCCATGCAGATATGCCAGCGCATTCAGGAAGAAGGCTTCACAGGCGGCTACAGCATCGTCAAGGAGTATGCGGCCAAAATAAGGCCCCGCAAAACAAAGCCCTTTCTGACCCTTTCCTTTGCCCCGGGGGAATGCGCCCAGGTGGACTGGGGATCATACGGCTCTGTGGATGTGGGGGAGACCAGACGGCGGCTGAGCTTTTTCGTCATGGTATTATGTCACAGCCGCATGATGTATGTGGAGTTCACCGTCTCGCAGACCATGGAGCATTTTTTGCGCTGTCATCAAAACGCCTTTGACTTTTTTGGCGGCGTTCCGAAAAAAATCATGGTGGACAATTTAAAGTCGGCGGTTTTGAAAAGGGCTGTGGGCCATGATCCGGTTTTTAACCCCAAATACCTTGATTTCGCAAACCATTACGGCTTTGTCATCGCGCCGTGCGGCGTGGGAAAAGGCAACGAAAAAGGCCGGGTGGAAAGCGGCGTGGGGTATGTCAAAAAAAACTTCCTGGCAGGCCTGGAAATCCCGCATTTTAAAATCATAAAACCGGCCATTCAAAACTGGCTGGACGCCATCGCCAACGTTCGCATACATGGCGAGACCAAAAAAAGACCCGCAGATATGTTTGAACAGGAACGCAAATGCCTGACTCCTGTCTCCCCCCATGATTATGACATCGCCGTCATATCCAAAATAAGGGCCGGCCGACAGTTCCGGGTCAGCTTTGATTCCAACCGATATTCCGTTCCCGCCGAATATGCCGGGGAACTCCTTGATTTAAAGGCATACCCCGACCGCCTTTGCCTTTATCATGAAAACAAACTCATCGCCCGGCATCCGCGCTCTTATGACCGCCACAAAGACTTTGAGGATCCGGATCATCCCAAAGAACTCATCGCCCAAAGAAAACGGGCCAAAAACCAAAAGATATTCGCCCGATTTCTCATGCTCTCCCCCAAATCAGAGTCCTATTATCAAAAGCTCCGGCAGCGCCGCATGAACCCCCTTCACCACATTACGAAAATAGTGGGTTTGAGCGAAATATACGGCTGGGAGCCGGTGGCCGAAGCCATTGAGGATGCCTTTGCCTTCCATGCCTTCTCCTCGGAATACATCGCCAATATACTGGAACAAAAAACAAGAAAACTGCCCGAGCCCGGCGCCCTGCGCCTGACCCATAAAAAAGACCTGCTGGACCTGTCTGTCCAGGAGCCTGATATGACCCTTTACGACAAAGGATAA
- a CDS encoding conserved hypothetical protein (Evidence 4 : Unknown function but conserved in other organisms) — protein sequence MISKHLICPNRVRRTPGQFSWVDHRLVRERYIDRCGHGALALYLFLVTVSDAKGLSYYSDRSVMGRLSMDRRALDEAREALIRADLIAYQRPLYQVLGLDRVKTPRRRPERPVSLEDIFKQAGGVS from the coding sequence TTATTTGCCCCAACCGCGTTCGCCGGACGCCGGGACAGTTCAGCTGGGTGGACCATCGCCTGGTTCGTGAGCGCTATATTGACCGCTGCGGGCACGGGGCTCTGGCGCTGTATCTTTTCCTGGTCACTGTAAGCGACGCCAAAGGGCTGAGCTATTATTCAGACCGTTCCGTCATGGGGCGTCTTTCCATGGATCGCCGGGCATTGGATGAGGCCAGGGAGGCCCTGATCCGGGCGGACCTCATCGCGTATCAGCGCCCGCTTTACCAGGTATTGGGCCTTGACCGGGTTAAAACGCCGAGACGGCGCCCGGAGCGTCCGGTCTCTTTGGAAGACATTTTCAAACAGGCGGGAGGCGTGTCATGA